A single Natrinema pellirubrum DSM 15624 DNA region contains:
- a CDS encoding DUF5814 domain-containing protein, with product MAITDKIYVKNHRQLSSQLETNIPKGAFKGATLDMLFQGEGLEKLDDATRERVLDFTQDFLDCSCDNNPYCGCPERKFMTYLLELRAEGLGPDAIVDVMTDDYMVYAYSGDVLSFLDNAVRTLEAAEGLARVDGAGEKHDEIRRAKRNLER from the coding sequence GTGGCCATCACCGACAAGATCTACGTCAAGAATCACCGCCAGCTCAGCTCCCAGCTCGAGACGAACATCCCCAAAGGGGCGTTCAAGGGCGCGACGCTGGACATGCTCTTCCAGGGGGAAGGCCTCGAGAAACTCGACGACGCGACCCGCGAGCGGGTGCTGGATTTCACGCAGGACTTTCTGGACTGTAGCTGCGACAACAACCCCTACTGTGGCTGTCCCGAGCGCAAGTTCATGACGTACCTGCTCGAGTTGCGCGCCGAGGGACTGGGCCCGGACGCGATCGTCGACGTGATGACCGACGACTACATGGTCTATGCCTACTCCGGGGACGTTCTCTCCTTCCTCGATAACGCCGTTCGAACCCTCGAGGCCGCCGAAGGGTTGGCGCGAGTGGACGGTGCCGGGGAGAAACACGACGAAATTCGGCGGGCGAAACGGAACCTCGAGCGGTAA
- a CDS encoding helix-turn-helix transcriptional regulator, which yields MENDLTVWRAKADITQAELADQVGVSRQTINAIERGRYDPSLELAFELAHYFDCRIEDIFDYESADD from the coding sequence ATGGAGAACGATCTCACCGTCTGGCGGGCGAAAGCCGATATCACGCAAGCCGAACTCGCCGATCAGGTCGGTGTTTCGCGACAGACGATCAACGCGATCGAACGCGGGCGGTACGACCCGAGCCTCGAACTCGCGTTCGAACTAGCACACTATTTCGACTGCCGAATCGAGGACATCTTCGACTACGAGTCGGCCGACGACTGA
- a CDS encoding VOC family protein: protein MLTDTAGLHHVTGIVGDAQSAIDFYGGVLGLRLVTQTVNFEDVLQHHLYFGDAAGRPGTVLTHFADPHGDPGRFGAPQPESVAFVVPDGSLAYRADRLAERGVALEGPLERFDERVLRFADPAGTRLELVAGPPVPGDVEPWTEGPIPTDHAIRGLHGVATLSVNPYGTAGALETLGFEHEAEDGDRIRYRASGSRAAVVDVLDRDAAFGREGQGTLHHVAVRVESEDALHEWRDLFDERGHDVSRVKDRHVFHSLYVREPGGILLELATETDGVAASGPTGGPGESLYLPAWFERDRELIESQLPELTVPNGNGDDESGDSPTDR, encoded by the coding sequence ATGCTGACTGACACGGCGGGACTCCACCACGTGACCGGGATCGTCGGGGACGCCCAGTCGGCGATCGACTTCTACGGCGGCGTCCTCGGGCTCCGGCTCGTCACGCAAACGGTCAATTTCGAGGACGTCCTCCAGCATCACCTCTACTTCGGCGACGCCGCCGGCCGGCCGGGGACGGTCCTGACCCACTTCGCGGACCCCCACGGCGATCCCGGCCGGTTCGGGGCTCCCCAGCCCGAATCGGTCGCGTTCGTCGTCCCCGACGGCTCGCTCGCGTACCGGGCGGACCGGCTCGCCGAACGCGGCGTCGCGCTCGAGGGGCCCCTCGAGCGGTTCGACGAACGCGTCCTGCGCTTTGCCGACCCCGCAGGGACGCGACTCGAACTCGTCGCCGGCCCGCCGGTTCCGGGCGACGTCGAGCCGTGGACCGAAGGACCGATCCCGACGGACCACGCGATCCGCGGCCTCCACGGCGTCGCGACGCTGTCGGTCAACCCCTACGGGACCGCGGGCGCGCTCGAGACGCTCGGGTTCGAACACGAAGCGGAAGACGGCGACCGGATCCGGTATCGTGCGTCCGGCTCACGAGCCGCAGTCGTGGACGTCCTCGATCGCGACGCGGCGTTCGGCCGCGAGGGACAGGGAACGCTGCATCACGTCGCGGTCCGGGTGGAGAGCGAGGACGCCCTCCACGAGTGGCGGGACCTGTTCGACGAGCGCGGCCACGACGTATCCCGCGTGAAAGACCGGCACGTCTTCCACTCGCTGTACGTCCGTGAACCGGGCGGCATCCTCCTCGAGCTGGCGACGGAAACCGACGGCGTCGCCGCCAGCGGACCGACCGGCGGCCCCGGCGAGTCGCTGTACCTGCCCGCGTGGTTCGAACGCGACCGGGAGTTGATCGAGAGCCAACTGCCCGAGCTAACGGTGCCTAACGGGAACGGGGACGACGAGAGCGGCGACTCTCCCACGGACCGATGA
- a CDS encoding alpha/beta fold hydrolase: MVARDDLEHGQARVNDTKLHYVTAGDGPPLVLCHGWPQTWYEWRDVIPSLADDYTVIAPDLRGLGDSATPTSGYDKDTVATDVRELVAHLGFGDDRIALVGHDWGMPTAYAYAAQYRDEVRALCVLEAGLPGINEDGKTKLWHTRFHGVRDLPERLVAGRERLYLDWFYKEGAYDPSAIDDEARDEYVRCYSQAGGLRGGFEYYRAYETDAEHNRAHAEEPLELPVLALGGAASFRELPIRDMEAVATDVEGEVVDRAGHWIPEERPAYFVDRLTTFLDDAA, encoded by the coding sequence ATGGTTGCACGTGACGACCTCGAACACGGACAGGCCCGCGTCAACGACACGAAACTCCACTACGTGACCGCTGGTGACGGCCCGCCACTGGTCCTGTGTCACGGCTGGCCACAGACGTGGTACGAGTGGCGGGACGTGATCCCGTCGCTCGCCGACGACTACACCGTCATCGCGCCCGACCTCCGTGGGCTGGGTGATTCCGCGACCCCAACCTCGGGATACGACAAGGACACTGTCGCGACCGACGTCCGGGAACTCGTCGCCCACCTCGGCTTCGGCGACGATCGGATCGCCCTCGTCGGCCACGACTGGGGGATGCCGACGGCCTACGCCTACGCCGCCCAGTATCGCGACGAAGTCCGTGCGCTCTGTGTCCTCGAGGCCGGCCTGCCGGGGATCAACGAAGACGGAAAGACGAAACTCTGGCACACCCGATTCCACGGCGTTCGTGACCTGCCCGAGCGGCTAGTCGCCGGCCGGGAACGGCTCTACCTCGACTGGTTCTACAAGGAGGGCGCGTACGATCCGTCGGCGATCGACGACGAGGCCCGCGATGAGTACGTCCGCTGTTACTCACAGGCCGGCGGCCTGCGGGGCGGCTTCGAGTATTACCGTGCCTACGAGACCGACGCCGAACACAACCGTGCCCACGCCGAGGAACCCCTCGAGCTGCCGGTCCTCGCACTCGGCGGTGCGGCCTCGTTTCGGGAGCTGCCGATCAGGGACATGGAGGCGGTCGCGACCGATGTCGAGGGCGAGGTCGTCGACCGTGCCGGCCACTGGATCCCCGAGGAACGGCCGGCGTACTTCGTCGATCGGTTGACGACGTTTCTCGACGACGCCGCGTGA
- a CDS encoding DUF5789 family protein, with translation MPDDSRERGVELGGLQETLESESYPIGHDELLEKHGDETIEMSGNTTTLADLIGPLGEDEYRDYEEVEGAIMNMVSDEAIGRKNYSDRTPPAAGEDRQDEGGPDQDDQDGQESF, from the coding sequence ATGCCCGACGATAGCCGCGAACGCGGCGTCGAACTCGGCGGCTTGCAGGAGACCCTCGAGAGCGAGTCGTACCCGATCGGCCACGACGAACTCCTCGAGAAACACGGCGACGAGACGATCGAGATGAGCGGCAACACGACGACGCTCGCGGACCTCATCGGACCGCTCGGCGAGGACGAGTACCGCGACTACGAGGAAGTCGAGGGCGCGATCATGAACATGGTCAGCGACGAGGCCATCGGGCGGAAGAACTACAGCGACCGGACCCCGCCCGCCGCGGGCGAGGACAGACAGGACGAGGGCGGGCCGGACCAGGACGATCAGGACGGACAGGAATCCTTTTAA
- a CDS encoding DUF192 domain-containing protein: MALESVWKGLLVIAAVLLVGVVLVQAGLVSVPWGPDEGQVQVHNESDGGNETELKAVVDVEIADDTRERRTGLSNHDSLERGNGMLFVHNGERDLTYVMREMDFDIDIIFIDADGEITQIHHARAPEPGEDGEELQYSGRGKWVLEVPRGYANETGIEVGDQVEIDLESNRTSIFDTVPADSLERQAAVADPDSVPAAAVGVRHVSVRR, encoded by the coding sequence ATGGCGCTCGAGTCCGTCTGGAAGGGGCTGCTGGTGATCGCCGCCGTCTTGCTCGTCGGCGTCGTCCTCGTGCAAGCCGGTTTGGTCTCGGTTCCATGGGGACCGGACGAGGGGCAAGTACAGGTCCACAACGAGTCCGACGGCGGGAACGAAACCGAACTCAAGGCCGTGGTCGACGTCGAGATTGCTGACGACACACGAGAACGTCGCACCGGACTAAGCAATCACGACTCGCTCGAGCGGGGCAACGGCATGCTGTTCGTCCACAATGGGGAACGAGACCTGACCTACGTCATGCGCGAGATGGACTTCGACATCGACATCATCTTCATCGACGCCGACGGCGAGATAACTCAGATACACCACGCCCGCGCACCCGAACCCGGCGAGGACGGCGAGGAACTCCAGTACTCGGGCCGCGGGAAGTGGGTCCTCGAGGTCCCCCGCGGCTACGCGAACGAAACCGGAATCGAGGTCGGCGACCAGGTCGAGATCGACCTCGAGTCGAACCGGACGTCGATCTTCGACACCGTTCCCGCCGATTCGCTCGAGCGTCAGGCGGCAGTAGCCGACCCCGATTCGGTCCCAGCGGCGGCCGTCGGCGTCCGACATGTTTCGGTTCGTAGGTAA
- a CDS encoding YgaP-like transmembrane domain has protein sequence MVDQNVGGRDRLVRALLAVVLTLVAATTLRNGKRKTGLLALVGALGLGFNATTCFCGLNEALGIDTTTDE, from the coding sequence ATGGTCGACCAGAACGTCGGTGGCCGTGACAGACTCGTCCGCGCACTACTCGCCGTTGTGCTGACGCTCGTCGCAGCAACCACGCTCCGAAACGGCAAGCGCAAGACCGGCCTACTTGCCCTCGTCGGGGCGCTCGGGCTCGGCTTCAACGCGACGACGTGTTTCTGCGGGCTGAATGAGGCGCTCGGGATCGACACGACGACCGACGAGTAG
- a CDS encoding ribbon-helix-helix protein, CopG family, translating into MGNKNKTISFRVNEDAFEALQAIAEERDISLSAVFRDYVDQLVEHDGQVEVVPEADLEARTDEGEDVSFPPTVEVPKRFVREHERLELEAEHLREQLEEYKAYVNDLQDRLEDEEEEILLLDELDDEDESYQLR; encoded by the coding sequence ATGGGGAACAAGAACAAGACCATCTCGTTCCGGGTCAACGAGGACGCCTTCGAGGCGCTGCAGGCGATCGCCGAGGAGCGCGACATCTCGCTGTCGGCCGTCTTCCGTGACTACGTCGACCAGTTGGTCGAACACGACGGCCAGGTCGAGGTCGTCCCCGAGGCCGACCTCGAGGCCCGCACGGACGAGGGGGAAGACGTGTCGTTCCCGCCGACCGTCGAGGTGCCAAAGCGGTTCGTCCGCGAACACGAGCGACTCGAACTCGAGGCCGAACACCTCCGGGAGCAACTCGAGGAGTACAAGGCCTACGTCAACGACCTCCAGGACCGCCTCGAGGACGAGGAAGAGGAGATCCTGTTGCTCGACGAACTCGACGACGAAGACGAATCCTACCAGTTGCGCTGA
- a CDS encoding ATP-binding protein, translating into MASSADTDPHSGIRHQVVVAELGQQALETDDIDQLMHDACVAVAETLSNDYCKVLELLPSGDELFLRQGVGWREGLVGNATVPTDRGSQAGYTLLSEEPVVVDDLRTEERFSGPELLTSHDVVSGISVIIGSIENPWGILGVHATEKREFTDHDVTFVKNVANVLAAAIEETRTKRKLEERETELERTFERITDGFVGLDEDWTITYANERGKNVLDPEDEGLVGENFWQMFEPALGTTFEEEYREAVRTQEPTSFEEYYPPLGTWFEVHAYPSESGLSIYFRDVTERKERERKLKESERRYRTLAEFFPNGIVTLFGADLEYTLAAGQAFAELPISPDDVEERTPAQVWGDSVADDLEPALRAALDGDETSVEFQYVNRDWRVHAVPVTDDAGEVFAGMTMAQDITEQKERKQQLEDTVEKLEKSNERLEQFAYAASHDLQEPLRMVSSYLQLLERRYEDTLDEEGEEFLEFAVDGADRMRAMVDGLLQYSRVDTEGDPLEPVDLNAVLDDVLADLQLQLEETDADITAASLPRVEGDASQLRQLLQNLLNNAVTYAGDEPPRIAISAERAGRDWVVSISDEGMGIDPDDQAAVFEVFQRLHGPDEHAGTGIGLALCERIIERHDGEIWVDSKPGDGSTFSFTLPAPRDRDA; encoded by the coding sequence ATGGCTTCATCGGCCGATACAGATCCTCACTCCGGAATTCGACACCAAGTGGTTGTCGCTGAACTCGGCCAACAGGCGCTCGAAACCGACGACATAGATCAGTTGATGCACGACGCATGCGTTGCAGTAGCCGAGACGCTGAGCAACGACTACTGTAAGGTCCTCGAGTTGCTGCCCAGTGGTGACGAACTCTTCCTTCGGCAGGGTGTCGGCTGGCGGGAGGGTCTCGTCGGGAACGCGACAGTCCCGACCGACCGGGGCTCACAGGCGGGCTACACGCTGCTTTCCGAAGAGCCCGTGGTCGTCGACGACTTGCGTACCGAGGAACGCTTTTCCGGCCCCGAACTCCTCACCAGTCACGACGTCGTCAGCGGGATCAGCGTCATTATCGGCTCGATCGAAAACCCGTGGGGGATCCTCGGTGTACACGCCACCGAGAAGCGCGAGTTCACCGACCACGACGTTACCTTCGTCAAAAACGTCGCGAACGTCCTCGCAGCAGCGATCGAGGAAACGAGAACCAAACGGAAACTCGAGGAGCGAGAGACCGAACTCGAGCGGACGTTCGAACGGATCACCGACGGATTCGTCGGTCTCGATGAAGACTGGACTATCACGTACGCGAACGAGCGGGGGAAGAACGTCCTCGACCCCGAAGACGAGGGCTTAGTCGGCGAGAACTTCTGGCAGATGTTCGAACCGGCGCTCGGAACGACGTTCGAGGAAGAGTACCGGGAGGCGGTACGAACGCAGGAACCTACATCGTTCGAGGAGTACTACCCGCCGCTTGGCACGTGGTTCGAGGTTCACGCCTATCCCTCCGAATCCGGACTCTCGATCTACTTTCGAGACGTCACGGAACGCAAGGAGCGAGAGCGCAAACTCAAAGAGAGCGAACGTCGGTATCGAACGCTGGCGGAGTTTTTCCCGAACGGGATCGTCACGCTGTTCGGTGCCGACCTCGAGTACACGCTCGCCGCGGGACAGGCGTTCGCGGAGTTACCGATCTCGCCGGACGACGTCGAAGAGCGGACACCAGCACAAGTGTGGGGTGACTCGGTTGCTGACGACCTCGAACCTGCACTCCGGGCGGCGCTTGACGGCGACGAGACGTCAGTCGAGTTTCAGTACGTAAACCGAGACTGGCGAGTGCACGCCGTGCCGGTGACCGACGATGCTGGTGAGGTCTTTGCCGGAATGACGATGGCCCAGGACATCACCGAACAGAAAGAGCGCAAACAACAGTTGGAGGACACGGTCGAGAAACTCGAGAAATCGAACGAGCGATTGGAGCAGTTTGCCTACGCCGCCTCTCACGATCTGCAGGAGCCGCTGCGGATGGTCTCGAGCTACCTGCAACTCCTCGAACGGCGGTACGAGGATACGCTCGACGAGGAGGGTGAGGAATTCCTCGAGTTCGCTGTCGACGGCGCAGACCGGATGCGTGCGATGGTCGACGGATTGCTGCAGTATTCTCGTGTCGATACGGAGGGGGACCCGCTCGAACCGGTCGATCTGAACGCGGTACTCGACGACGTTCTCGCCGATCTACAGTTGCAACTCGAGGAAACGGACGCCGACATCACGGCGGCGTCACTGCCCCGTGTCGAGGGAGACGCCAGCCAGCTGCGCCAACTCTTGCAGAATTTACTGAATAACGCAGTCACGTACGCGGGAGACGAGCCGCCACGGATCGCCATCTCTGCAGAGCGGGCCGGGCGGGACTGGGTGGTCTCGATCAGCGACGAGGGGATGGGGATCGATCCTGACGACCAAGCGGCCGTCTTCGAGGTGTTCCAGCGGCTCCACGGCCCCGACGAACACGCTGGCACCGGTATCGGGCTGGCACTCTGTGAGCGGATCATCGAGCGCCACGACGGTGAGATCTGGGTCGACTCCAAACCGGGCGACGGGTCGACGTTCTCGTTTACGCTGCCGGCACCACGTGATCGCGATGCGTGA
- a CDS encoding DUF7344 domain-containing protein: MEALTSSQEAHELDADTILELLANRRRRYLLYALRGREDPIELSTLAETVAGWEHDVPPDEVAKNEYKSVYVSSVQCHVPKLDDAGVVDHDEDNHTVVLADNFDQLEPYLRIVVKDEPENSTLHAALQTESGEGLLGQIRENVARLKQ; this comes from the coding sequence ATGGAAGCCCTTACCTCGAGTCAGGAGGCCCACGAACTCGACGCCGACACGATTCTCGAGCTGTTAGCGAACCGCCGGCGTCGCTACCTCCTCTATGCCCTTCGCGGGCGGGAGGACCCGATCGAACTCTCGACGCTGGCCGAGACGGTTGCGGGCTGGGAACACGACGTCCCACCGGACGAGGTCGCCAAAAACGAGTACAAGAGCGTCTACGTGTCGTCGGTCCAGTGTCACGTCCCGAAACTGGACGACGCCGGCGTCGTCGACCACGACGAGGACAACCACACCGTCGTCCTCGCGGACAACTTCGACCAACTCGAGCCGTACCTCCGGATCGTCGTCAAGGACGAACCGGAGAACTCGACGCTGCATGCCGCCCTCCAGACCGAGTCGGGTGAGGGCCTGCTCGGCCAGATCCGCGAGAACGTCGCCCGACTCAAACAGTAA
- a CDS encoding alpha/beta hydrolase, producing MTGSGRSMDGVSGPHAGRPLLTAGAPALAADAALVACHGRGATAQGVINLMEPAIRHGVAVLAPDAERSRWYPRRATAPRAENEPWLSSSVDCVAAAVDAAAEIGVPPERTVVAGFSQGACVAAEFARLNPARYGGIAVLSGTLPGTLAELRATAIDGSLEGTPILLGYGAVDPHVAPDHVAETTRIFEGAAASVETRRYPETGHEVTDDEFDAIGAMLEAVL from the coding sequence ATGACCGGCTCCGGCCGCTCGATGGACGGCGTCTCGGGGCCCCACGCCGGCCGACCGCTGCTCACTGCCGGCGCGCCCGCGCTGGCGGCCGACGCCGCGCTCGTCGCCTGTCACGGCCGCGGCGCGACCGCGCAGGGCGTTATCAACCTCATGGAGCCGGCGATTCGCCACGGCGTCGCCGTCCTCGCGCCGGACGCCGAGCGAAGCCGCTGGTACCCCCGCCGGGCGACCGCCCCCCGAGCCGAGAACGAACCGTGGCTCTCCTCGAGCGTCGACTGCGTGGCGGCGGCCGTCGATGCGGCGGCCGAGATCGGCGTCCCGCCGGAGCGCACCGTCGTCGCGGGCTTCTCGCAAGGGGCCTGCGTCGCCGCCGAGTTCGCCCGCCTGAACCCGGCGCGGTACGGTGGGATCGCCGTCCTCTCGGGAACGCTCCCCGGGACGCTCGCCGAACTCCGTGCGACCGCGATCGACGGCTCGCTCGAGGGGACGCCGATACTACTGGGCTACGGCGCTGTCGATCCACACGTCGCTCCCGACCACGTCGCCGAGACGACCCGAATCTTCGAGGGCGCGGCTGCTTCGGTCGAGACGCGGCGCTATCCCGAAACCGGCCACGAGGTCACCGACGACGAGTTCGACGCGATCGGGGCGATGCTCGAGGCCGTGCTGTAG
- a CDS encoding ABC transporter ATP-binding protein: MSGVDWDEDDPFEEQREEIENPMKRLFLEYGSNYTGAAVVGVIASFFARILDLLPALMLGVAIDAVIRQDVPYAEAFPVGGGLVGPYVPDGQMAQFWLTIGIIASAFILSAGFHWTRNWGFNTFAQNVQHDVRTDTYDEMQRLDMGFFADKQTGEMMSILSNDVNRLEKFLNDGMNSLFRLLVMVVGIGGLLLAINWQLALVALLPVPLIAVFTYLFIQTIQPKYAAVRSTVGKVNSRLENNLGGIQVIKSSTTESYESDRVEDVSREYFDANWGAIRTRIKFFPGLRVLAGIGFVVTFLVGGLWVTQGPPGPFTGDLSTGMFVVFILYTQRFIWPMAQFGQIINMYQRARASSARIFGLMDEPNRVGEEPDAPDLEVTEGRVEYDDVSFGYDEEPILEDIDFTVEGGETLALVGPTGAGKSTVLKLLLRMYDVDEGEIRVDGQRIQDVTLRSLRESLGYVSQDTFLFYGSVEENIKYGTFDADREDVIEAAKMAEAHEFIQNLPEGYDTEVGERGVKLSGGQRQRLSIARAILKDPDILVLDEATSDVDTETEMLIQRSIDDLAEDRTTFAIAHRLSTIKDADQVLVLEGGEVVERGTHEELLENGGLYSHLWGVQAGEIDELPQEFIERAQRRQARTEAGDD; this comes from the coding sequence ATGAGTGGCGTCGACTGGGACGAGGACGATCCCTTCGAGGAACAACGCGAAGAGATCGAGAACCCGATGAAGCGGTTGTTCCTGGAGTACGGGTCGAACTACACCGGTGCTGCGGTCGTCGGGGTCATCGCGAGTTTCTTCGCCCGGATCCTGGACCTGCTGCCCGCGCTCATGCTCGGGGTCGCGATCGACGCCGTGATCCGGCAGGACGTGCCCTACGCCGAGGCGTTCCCGGTCGGCGGCGGCCTCGTCGGGCCGTACGTTCCCGACGGACAGATGGCCCAGTTCTGGCTGACGATCGGGATCATTGCGAGCGCGTTTATCCTCTCGGCCGGCTTTCACTGGACCCGAAACTGGGGGTTCAACACGTTCGCACAGAACGTCCAACACGACGTCCGGACCGACACCTACGACGAGATGCAGCGCCTTGACATGGGGTTTTTCGCCGACAAACAGACCGGCGAGATGATGTCGATCCTCTCGAACGACGTCAACCGCCTCGAGAAGTTCTTGAACGACGGGATGAACTCCCTCTTTCGGCTGCTCGTGATGGTGGTTGGGATCGGTGGCCTCCTGCTCGCGATCAACTGGCAACTCGCACTGGTCGCACTGCTTCCGGTGCCGCTGATCGCCGTCTTCACCTACCTGTTCATCCAGACCATCCAGCCCAAGTACGCAGCAGTCCGCTCGACCGTCGGGAAGGTCAACTCCCGGCTCGAGAACAACCTCGGCGGCATCCAGGTCATCAAGTCCAGCACGACCGAGTCCTACGAGTCCGACCGCGTCGAGGACGTCTCCCGGGAGTACTTCGACGCCAACTGGGGAGCGATCCGCACCCGGATCAAGTTCTTCCCCGGCCTGCGGGTCCTCGCGGGAATCGGCTTCGTCGTCACCTTCCTCGTCGGCGGCCTCTGGGTCACGCAAGGCCCGCCGGGGCCGTTTACCGGCGACCTCTCGACCGGGATGTTCGTCGTCTTCATCCTCTACACCCAGCGTTTCATCTGGCCGATGGCCCAGTTCGGCCAGATCATCAATATGTACCAGCGGGCTCGCGCCTCGAGCGCCCGCATCTTCGGGCTGATGGACGAGCCAAACCGGGTCGGGGAAGAGCCCGACGCCCCCGATCTCGAGGTAACGGAGGGCCGGGTCGAGTACGACGACGTTTCCTTCGGCTACGACGAGGAGCCGATCCTCGAGGACATCGACTTCACCGTCGAGGGCGGCGAGACGCTCGCGCTGGTCGGTCCGACCGGGGCCGGCAAGTCGACGGTGTTGAAACTCCTCTTGCGGATGTACGACGTCGACGAGGGCGAGATCCGCGTCGACGGTCAGCGGATCCAGGACGTGACGCTTCGGAGCCTGCGCGAGTCGCTTGGCTACGTCAGTCAGGACACGTTCCTGTTCTACGGCAGCGTCGAGGAAAACATCAAATACGGCACCTTCGACGCCGACCGCGAGGACGTGATCGAAGCCGCGAAGATGGCCGAAGCCCACGAGTTCATCCAGAACTTGCCGGAGGGGTACGATACCGAGGTCGGCGAACGCGGCGTCAAGCTCTCGGGCGGCCAGCGCCAGCGGCTCTCGATCGCCCGCGCGATCCTCAAGGACCCGGACATTCTGGTCCTCGACGAGGCGACCAGCGACGTCGACACCGAGACGGAGATGCTCATCCAGCGCTCGATCGACGACCTCGCGGAAGACCGGACCACCTTCGCCATCGCCCACCGACTCTCGACGATCAAGGACGCCGATCAGGTGCTTGTCCTCGAGGGCGGCGAGGTCGTCGAGCGGGGTACCCACGAAGAGTTGCTGGAAAACGGCGGACTCTACTCGCATCTCTGGGGCGTCCAAGCCGGCGAGATCGACGAGTTACCGCAGGAGTTCATCGAGCGGGCCCAACGACGACAGGCCCGGACCGAAGCCGGCGACGACTGA
- a CDS encoding aldo/keto reductase has protein sequence MSSNSITNESDTFEIGETTVHRLGFGAMRITGEDIIGAPDDEAAAREVVEHAVDCGVDLIDTADSYGPATSERLIGEAIGDPDDVLVATKAGLLRNREGDWLAHGDPDYIRNQVLTSLDRLRTDTIDLYQFHRPDDDTPFEDSVAAFAELKDEGLVDQVGLSNVSPELIDQAREQIEVATVQNRYNLNDRGAADSLEVCAENDIGFIPWAPINGDDLAEHGDLLDEIAETHDATRRQIALAWLLERSPVILPIPGTSDPDHLESNVAASQLSLSDDEVQRLTDAAE, from the coding sequence GTGAGCAGTAACTCGATTACAAACGAGAGCGACACGTTCGAGATCGGCGAGACGACGGTCCATCGGCTCGGATTCGGGGCGATGCGGATCACGGGCGAGGACATTATCGGCGCACCCGACGACGAGGCGGCCGCCCGTGAGGTCGTCGAACACGCCGTCGACTGCGGCGTCGACCTCATCGACACGGCCGACTCCTACGGCCCGGCAACCAGCGAGCGACTCATCGGCGAGGCGATCGGCGATCCCGACGACGTGCTGGTCGCGACCAAGGCCGGCCTGTTGCGCAACCGCGAGGGCGACTGGCTCGCCCACGGCGACCCCGACTACATCCGGAATCAGGTGCTGACGTCGCTGGACCGGCTCCGGACCGACACCATCGACCTCTACCAGTTCCACCGGCCAGACGACGACACGCCGTTCGAGGACTCCGTGGCAGCCTTCGCGGAACTCAAAGACGAGGGACTCGTCGATCAGGTCGGCCTCAGCAACGTCTCCCCGGAACTCATCGATCAGGCCCGGGAACAGATCGAGGTCGCGACCGTCCAGAACCGGTACAACCTGAACGACCGCGGCGCGGCCGATTCCCTCGAGGTCTGTGCCGAGAACGACATCGGCTTCATCCCGTGGGCCCCGATCAACGGCGACGACCTGGCCGAACACGGCGACCTCTTAGACGAGATCGCCGAGACCCACGACGCGACGCGCCGACAGATCGCGCTGGCGTGGCTCCTCGAGCGCTCGCCGGTTATCCTCCCGATTCCGGGTACCTCGGATCCCGACCACCTCGAGTCGAACGTCGCCGCCTCGCAGCTGTCGCTGTCCGACGACGAGGTGCAGCGACTGACCGACGCGGCCGAGTGA
- a CDS encoding DUF7577 domain-containing protein: MGAPGQLYAAIIGVLLLVALGVSVPVLVGIARDGLERHRKRRAGKLERDTDDEEFDRRPPGAFEADTADRTRVTCRRCGAENDAEFTYCRRCTTPL; encoded by the coding sequence ATGGGTGCCCCCGGGCAGTTGTATGCCGCCATCATCGGCGTTCTCCTGCTCGTCGCGTTGGGAGTCAGCGTCCCGGTTCTCGTCGGAATCGCACGGGACGGCCTCGAGCGCCACCGCAAGCGACGGGCCGGTAAACTGGAGCGCGACACCGACGACGAGGAGTTCGACCGCAGGCCTCCCGGAGCATTCGAGGCGGACACGGCGGATCGAACGCGCGTGACGTGTCGTCGCTGTGGCGCGGAAAACGACGCCGAATTCACGTACTGTCGTCGCTGTACGACGCCGCTTTGA